A window from Microbacterium ginsengiterrae encodes these proteins:
- a CDS encoding amino acid ABC transporter permease: protein MSRVTPVSVAESPPGVVLRDRRAFGRGLISAVVIMFLVGVGYAFATSNIQWSFVADYFFSPRILDGLAATLMLWVVSLILGVGIGFIVAMMQVAGPRVLRAAASAFVWFFRGVPVYVQFLVWFNIAIVFPMIWVPGRGEVSTVELVTPFVASTLALALSEAAYLAEIFRGGIMSVDKGQRDASRALGIHAPRAMMFIVLPQAMRSILPPAGNEAITLLKTTSLAAAIGYTELLTTSQTIYYNTGRVMELLIVASIWYLAVTSVLSIGQHFIEAKYSFTGKAGRTVGRRTPAAGAMAGA, encoded by the coding sequence ATGAGCCGTGTAACCCCAGTCTCCGTCGCGGAATCGCCGCCCGGCGTCGTCCTCCGCGACCGCAGAGCGTTTGGTCGCGGTCTGATCTCCGCGGTCGTGATCATGTTCCTCGTGGGCGTCGGGTACGCCTTCGCCACGAGCAACATCCAGTGGTCGTTCGTGGCCGATTACTTCTTCAGCCCGCGCATCCTCGATGGACTCGCCGCCACGCTCATGCTTTGGGTGGTGTCCCTCATCCTGGGCGTCGGCATCGGGTTCATCGTCGCGATGATGCAGGTCGCGGGGCCGCGTGTGCTGCGAGCGGCCGCATCCGCGTTCGTCTGGTTCTTCCGCGGCGTCCCTGTGTACGTCCAGTTCCTCGTGTGGTTCAACATCGCCATCGTCTTCCCGATGATCTGGGTTCCCGGTCGCGGAGAGGTCTCCACCGTCGAGCTGGTCACGCCCTTCGTCGCCTCCACTCTCGCGCTGGCGCTCAGTGAAGCGGCGTATCTCGCCGAGATCTTCCGCGGCGGCATCATGTCGGTCGACAAGGGCCAGCGGGACGCGAGCAGGGCCCTCGGAATCCATGCGCCGCGCGCGATGATGTTCATCGTGCTGCCCCAGGCGATGCGCAGCATCCTCCCGCCTGCCGGGAACGAGGCGATCACCCTGCTGAAGACGACCTCGCTCGCTGCGGCGATCGGGTACACCGAGTTGCTGACGACCAGTCAGACCATCTACTACAACACCGGCCGGGTGATGGAGCTGCTCATTGTGGCCTCGATCTGGTACCTGGCGGTGACATCGGTGCTGAGCATCGGACAGCACTTCATCGAGGCGAAGTACTCGTTCACGGGCAAGGCTGGCAGGACGGTGGGGCGCCGCACGCCCGCCGCAGGCGCGATGGCAGGTGCATGA
- a CDS encoding helix-turn-helix domain-containing protein, whose protein sequence is MRAIPVEPRDSASAIGARLRAARTAQQMTIEQLAHASGLTKGFLSRVERDQTSPSVSNLVSLCDVLNISVGTLFTEPDLVFVAADDAPEIDLGGTAVDERLLSPRRESRIQVIRSRVRAGESGGGGNELYALNAEIDFLHVVAGSVRVLFANNALTMAAGDSLTLDGREPHSWEVVGDDGCDLIWVLAPATWAGQALSPP, encoded by the coding sequence ATGAGAGCGATCCCTGTCGAGCCCCGGGACTCTGCCTCGGCGATCGGTGCTCGGCTGCGCGCGGCACGAACGGCGCAGCAGATGACGATCGAACAGCTCGCTCACGCGAGCGGACTCACGAAAGGCTTCCTCAGCCGAGTCGAGCGGGATCAGACCTCACCAAGCGTGAGCAACCTCGTCTCCTTGTGCGATGTGCTCAACATCTCCGTGGGAACGCTGTTCACCGAACCCGACCTCGTCTTCGTGGCTGCCGACGACGCACCCGAGATCGATCTCGGGGGAACGGCGGTCGATGAGCGACTGCTCTCCCCGCGCCGGGAGAGTCGCATCCAGGTCATCCGCTCACGCGTCCGCGCGGGCGAGAGCGGGGGCGGCGGTAACGAGCTGTACGCCCTTAACGCCGAGATCGACTTCCTCCACGTCGTCGCGGGGAGCGTCCGTGTCCTCTTCGCCAACAATGCGCTGACGATGGCGGCGGGTGACTCACTCACGCTCGACGGGCGGGAACCGCACAGCTGGGAAGTCGTCGGGGACGACGGTTGCGACCTCATCTGGGTGCTGGCACCGGCGACGTGGGCCGGTCAGGCGCTCAGCCCGCCCTAG